One segment of Macadamia integrifolia cultivar HAES 741 unplaced genomic scaffold, SCU_Mint_v3 scaffold2913, whole genome shotgun sequence DNA contains the following:
- the LOC122067449 gene encoding ankyrin repeat-containing protein BDA1-like, translating into MADVNDDNASEIPLPASAEVNNDNASEIPLPVSIVDNAKMIASQAHIVVDEDASTIFNDKRTGSNMTKKLLQARPELAKVRDIYERTPLHFAVEINKPGIIRVLLKEDASLAYLTDKDGWSPLHVLSVTSTSKNPTLDMIKDIIELCPDSG; encoded by the exons ATGGCCGACGTCAACGATGACAATGCATCAGAGATACCTTTACCTGCATCTGCTGAGGTCAACAATGACAATGCATCAGAGATACCTTTACCTGTATCTATTGTTGACAACGCCAAAATGATAGCCTCACAAGCACATATTGTGGTGGACGAGGATGCATCTACTATTTTCAATGACAAAAGAACAG GTTCAAATATGACTAAAAAGTTGTTACAAGCAAGGCCAGAACTCGCCAAAGTGAGGGACATTTACGAGAGGACTCCTCTCCACTTTGCGGTAGAGATTAACAAACCTGGGATTATTAGGGTTTTGTTGAAAGAAGATGCTTCCCTTGCCTACTTAACAGACAAAGATGGCTGGTCCCCGCTTCATGTTCTTTCCGTTACTTCTACTTCAAAGAACCCTACCTTGGATATGATTAAGgatataattgagttgtgcccTGACTCAGGATAA
- the LOC122067452 gene encoding ankyrin repeat-containing protein At2g01680-like, translated as MDEDVKGETISELSEIDFSWEVLLNQPNNGGNTPLHLATFSRSIACVCALTNARVDKTARNNMNLTAYDIARYLYKSSSQQKSKFLDKWRKIIKTVCPDEKVSLQSREPSLWIKTLVPKFVPIAKEDEEDKDDEKYRKRVSKTHMLVATLIATVSLAAAFQIPGGYETAGETKGMAVLAGKTAFRGFVIADMIALSCSVLTLVLYFFADIFDIDNPPKFRTIAICGFLILLAVTFMMEAFACAMVSVLPRTHSSWVKYLTTYVCISIPAIGLLLAWWFHQKKDDKFLKQNLISMVDGDA; from the exons ATGGACGAGGATGTTAAAGGAGAAACTATTTCGGAGCTATCAGAAATTGATTTTTCGTGGGAGGTACTTTTAAACCAACCGAATAATGGTGGCAATACACCATTGCATCTTGCTACCTTTTCCAGAAGTATAGCTTGTGTATGTGCTCTGACAAATGCAAGAGTAGATAAGACAGCCAGGAACAACATGAACTTGACAGCTTATGACATTGCTCGCTATCTATACAAATCCTCAAGTCAACAAAAG AGCAAATTCCTCGACAAGTGGCGGAAAATTATAAAAACGGTATGTCCGGATGAAAAGGTCTCTCTCCAATCACGTGAGCCATCCCTGTGGATAAAAACTTTGGTACCTAAATTTGTGCCAATAGCtaaagaagatgaggaagataaagatgatgaaaaatatCGTAAAAGGGTTTCCAAGACACATATGCTAGTGGCAACGCTGATTGCCACTGTATCTCTTGCTGCGGCTTTCCAAATTCCAGGAGGTTATGAGACTGCTGGAGAAACGAAAGGCATGGCAGTTCTTGCAGGAAAAACAGCTTTCAGGGGTTTTGTGATAGCAGATATGATAGCACTTTCATGTTCTGTGCTCACTCTAGTACTCTACTTCTTTGCAGATATTTTTGATATTGATAACCCTCCTAAATTCAGAACCATTGCCATATGTGGGTTTCTAATTCTTCTTGCAGTCACTTTCATGATGGAAGCATTCGCGTGTGCTATGGTTTCGGTGTTGCCAAGAACACATTCCTCGTGGGTCAAATATCTTACCACTTACGTCTGTATCAGTATTCCCGCCATTGGTTTGCTCTTGGCTTGGTGGTTTCATCAGAAGAAAGACGATAAATTCTTGAAACAAAATTTGATTTCTATGGTTGATGGCGATGCTTAA